Proteins from one Gammaproteobacteria bacterium genomic window:
- the hemH gene encoding ferrochelatase → MNPKEPLAHTTTSKLGVLLVNLGTPDSPTPQAVRRYLAEFLSDPRVVEIPRAIWLPILYGFVLPFRPKRVAHAYAAVWQAGGSPLLVGSQQLTGALADRLSAELGTSVVTALAMRYGQPSIAAAMDRFERENVRRILVLPLYPQYSGSTTAAVMDAVFASLMQRRWMPELRSIHQYHDDPGYIAALANSVREHWETKGQAERLMLSFHGIPKHYVTNGDPYYCQCQKTARLLIADLGCARDRVVITFQSRFGRTPWLEPYTDVTLKALGAQGVSSVDVLCPGFAVDCLETLEEIAIRNRDDFLAAGGRELRYIPALNDTPGHADALQALVRSNLVGWLPRSEPPPIATQHEQIAELKRTF, encoded by the coding sequence ATGAACCCCAAAGAACCGCTCGCGCACACGACGACGTCCAAGCTGGGGGTTTTGCTGGTCAACCTCGGCACGCCGGACAGCCCGACGCCGCAAGCCGTTCGGCGCTACCTCGCCGAATTTCTGAGCGACCCGCGCGTCGTCGAAATTCCCCGTGCGATCTGGCTGCCGATCCTGTACGGCTTCGTGCTGCCGTTTCGGCCCAAGCGGGTCGCTCACGCTTACGCCGCTGTCTGGCAGGCCGGCGGATCTCCCCTGCTCGTCGGCTCGCAACAACTCACTGGTGCACTTGCGGATCGCCTTAGCGCCGAACTCGGAACATCGGTGGTAACCGCTCTGGCGATGCGTTACGGCCAGCCGTCCATCGCGGCGGCGATGGATCGATTCGAGCGCGAAAACGTACGGCGCATCCTCGTATTGCCGCTGTATCCGCAATATTCCGGGTCCACGACCGCAGCGGTCATGGATGCCGTATTCGCGTCACTGATGCAGCGACGCTGGATGCCGGAACTGCGTTCGATCCACCAATACCATGACGATCCGGGCTACATCGCTGCGCTTGCGAACAGCGTGCGCGAACACTGGGAGACCAAAGGTCAGGCCGAGCGCCTGATGCTGTCGTTTCATGGCATCCCCAAGCACTACGTCACCAACGGCGACCCGTATTACTGCCAATGCCAGAAAACCGCGCGTTTGCTGATCGCCGACCTCGGCTGCGCGCGGGATCGCGTCGTGATCACATTCCAGAGCCGTTTCGGTCGTACCCCCTGGCTGGAGCCCTATACCGATGTGACGCTGAAGGCCCTGGGTGCTCAAGGCGTCTCCTCGGTTGATGTGCTGTGCCCCGGATTCGCGGTGGATTGCCTGGAAACGCTGGAAGAGATCGCCATTCGAAATCGAGACGATTTCCTGGCCGCCGGCGGACGCGAACTACGCTATATCCCCGCGCTGAACGATACACCCGGGCATGCCGACGCTCTACAGGCACTGGTCCGCTCAAATCTCGTTGGATGGTTGCCCCGCTCAGAACCCCCGCCGATCGCCACCCAGCATGAACAGATCGCGGAACTGAAGCGGACGTTCTAG
- a CDS encoding alanine:cation symporter family protein, which yields MQGFFEVLGAINGVMLSVPVLLCLLGVGVLFTIWSGFSQYRSLTHGIALIRGKVPGIAGEGNGVLTHFQALSAALSATVGLGNIGGVAIAVSLGGPGAVFWMWVVGLVGMAIKSTEVTLALLYRDMSNPDEPHGGTMWVCKKGFAALSPKLAGFGVVMGLLFTIPLIVFGVTGGNMFQAWNVAELSRLYFGVPTWITGLVLAILVGAVILGGIRRIGAIAGTVVPIMCALYVISGLAVLVANAEQLPAMFHLIFVSAFSPAEGVGAFTGAAFGTTFIFGMKRALFSSEAGLGSAPIAHSAVKTSEPVTEGVVAGLEPFIDTIVVCTITALVILSSGVWSRAATAEWMAQPTIVESSPGTWVPSITTPPQNGEWTVGDQVFVVVEVEQKRASLFGDVVPGNDGPEVRWRALESESAPVFAERGLFSYYPGATLTAKAFDSAFPGLGRWMVTLTVWFFALSTIITWSYYAEQGVVYLLGERAVTPYRLLWCVLVFVTCLGFIKTDTQLDTLSTIALGFMLAVNLPTMVLLGGKAMGAYKDYFRRLKLGTLGQDK from the coding sequence ATGCAAGGATTTTTCGAGGTACTGGGCGCAATCAATGGCGTCATGCTCTCCGTGCCGGTGCTGCTTTGCCTGCTCGGCGTGGGCGTGTTGTTCACGATCTGGAGCGGCTTCAGCCAGTATCGTTCGCTGACGCACGGAATCGCCTTGATTCGCGGCAAGGTGCCCGGAATCGCCGGTGAGGGTAACGGCGTCCTTACGCATTTCCAGGCCTTGTCGGCCGCGCTGTCGGCCACGGTCGGTCTCGGCAATATCGGAGGCGTGGCCATCGCGGTCAGCCTGGGGGGGCCGGGCGCAGTATTCTGGATGTGGGTGGTGGGTCTGGTCGGCATGGCGATCAAGAGCACCGAGGTCACGCTGGCCTTGTTGTACCGCGACATGAGCAATCCCGATGAGCCCCACGGCGGAACCATGTGGGTGTGCAAAAAGGGTTTCGCCGCACTGTCGCCGAAACTGGCAGGATTCGGCGTCGTCATGGGGCTGCTGTTCACGATTCCGCTGATCGTGTTCGGGGTAACCGGTGGCAATATGTTTCAGGCCTGGAACGTGGCTGAACTGAGCCGGCTCTACTTCGGTGTTCCGACCTGGATCACCGGACTGGTGCTGGCGATATTGGTGGGCGCGGTCATTCTCGGCGGCATTCGCCGCATCGGCGCAATCGCCGGTACCGTGGTGCCGATCATGTGCGCGCTTTATGTAATCAGCGGGCTTGCGGTTCTGGTGGCCAACGCCGAGCAACTTCCGGCGATGTTCCACCTGATTTTCGTTTCGGCTTTCTCACCGGCGGAAGGCGTCGGGGCGTTTACCGGCGCCGCCTTCGGCACCACCTTCATCTTCGGCATGAAGCGTGCGCTGTTTTCCTCGGAAGCCGGGCTGGGCTCCGCGCCGATCGCGCATTCGGCAGTCAAGACCTCCGAGCCGGTCACCGAAGGCGTGGTCGCCGGTCTGGAACCCTTCATCGATACCATCGTGGTGTGCACCATCACCGCGCTGGTGATTCTGTCCAGCGGCGTTTGGTCCCGAGCGGCCACGGCCGAATGGATGGCACAGCCCACAATCGTCGAATCCTCGCCTGGCACATGGGTGCCCAGCATCACCACGCCGCCGCAGAACGGTGAGTGGACGGTGGGCGATCAGGTGTTCGTTGTGGTCGAGGTGGAACAGAAGCGCGCATCGCTGTTCGGCGATGTCGTGCCCGGGAACGACGGGCCGGAGGTTCGATGGCGGGCATTGGAATCGGAAAGCGCACCGGTCTTTGCCGAACGTGGACTGTTTTCGTACTACCCCGGCGCCACCCTGACCGCCAAGGCATTCGACAGCGCCTTTCCCGGGCTGGGGCGCTGGATGGTGACCCTGACCGTGTGGTTCTTCGCACTGTCCACGATCATCACCTGGAGCTACTACGCCGAACAGGGCGTGGTCTACCTGCTCGGCGAACGCGCGGTCACGCCCTACCGACTGCTGTGGTGCGTGCTGGTATTCGTGACCTGCCTGGGCTTCATCAAAACCGATACGCAACTCGATACGCTCAGTACCATCGCGCTGGGCTTCATGCTCGCCGTCAACCTGCCGACCATGGTGCTGCTCGGCGGCAAGGCGATGGGCGCCTACAAGGATTATTTCCGGCGCCTCAAACTCGGCACCCTCGGCCAAGACAAATGA
- a CDS encoding sodium-dependent transporter, giving the protein MNSREHWGSRFGFIMAAAGSAVGLGNIWRFPYTTGQNGGGAFLLIYLGIILAFGISLVVAEMLVGRSAQRNPVGAFKLLGGRAWPLVGYLGVLTGFVILSFYIVVAGWTLAYIVHMAQGALDTTDSAALTDLFGGFVADPVQPIVYAGGFMLITGIVVIGGINAGIERANKVLMPALFALLLVLVVRSVTLPGATDGLIFYLKPNWSAVTADTFFAAISQAFFSLSIGMGTMLTYGSYLSAKENLPSAALTVGLLDSAVAILSGLMVIPAVFAAGLSPSAGPGLTFITLPAVFAAMPFGNFFGVLFFSLLAIAALTSAVSILEPLVAYFVDEHGLSRRLVVVVASAVCFLLGIPASLSFGVMSDVTVFGKNWFDLVDFLSNSVLLPTGGLFTALFVGWFWAKPALRALSNEGELSQPWAGAWLFILRFVAPIAIAWILISALKG; this is encoded by the coding sequence ATGAACAGTCGCGAACACTGGGGAAGTCGTTTCGGGTTCATCATGGCGGCGGCCGGTTCGGCCGTCGGACTTGGCAACATCTGGCGCTTTCCGTACACCACCGGCCAAAATGGCGGCGGCGCCTTTTTGCTGATCTATCTCGGAATCATTCTGGCCTTCGGCATCTCGCTGGTCGTGGCGGAAATGTTGGTCGGACGCTCAGCACAACGCAATCCCGTCGGTGCATTCAAGCTCCTCGGCGGACGCGCCTGGCCGCTGGTGGGCTACCTCGGTGTCCTGACCGGCTTCGTGATCCTCTCGTTCTACATTGTGGTGGCGGGCTGGACGCTCGCCTATATCGTGCACATGGCGCAGGGTGCGCTGGATACGACCGACTCGGCGGCGCTGACCGACCTGTTCGGCGGTTTCGTTGCCGACCCGGTGCAACCCATCGTGTACGCCGGCGGCTTCATGCTGATCACCGGCATCGTGGTCATCGGTGGCATCAATGCCGGCATCGAGCGGGCCAACAAGGTCTTGATGCCGGCCTTGTTTGCCTTGCTGCTGGTGCTGGTGGTCCGCTCGGTCACGCTGCCCGGCGCCACCGATGGCCTTATCTTCTATCTCAAGCCGAACTGGAGCGCGGTCACCGCCGATACCTTCTTCGCGGCGATCTCGCAGGCCTTTTTCTCGCTGTCGATCGGGATGGGCACGATGCTGACGTACGGTTCCTACCTGTCCGCCAAGGAAAATCTGCCGTCGGCTGCATTGACGGTCGGGCTGCTCGATTCGGCCGTGGCCATTCTCTCGGGTCTGATGGTGATCCCCGCAGTCTTCGCGGCAGGGCTTTCCCCCTCGGCCGGCCCCGGCCTGACGTTCATCACGCTACCCGCCGTGTTTGCCGCGATGCCGTTCGGCAATTTCTTTGGCGTGCTGTTCTTTTCACTGCTCGCCATCGCCGCGCTGACCTCAGCCGTATCGATCCTGGAACCATTGGTGGCCTACTTCGTGGATGAGCATGGCTTGAGCCGCCGGCTGGTCGTCGTCGTCGCCTCGGCGGTCTGCTTCCTGCTCGGGATTCCGGCCTCGCTGTCATTCGGCGTAATGTCGGATGTCACCGTATTCGGTAAGAACTGGTTCGATCTGGTGGATTTCCTGTCGAACAGCGTGTTGCTACCGACAGGCGGGCTGTTCACGGCCCTGTTCGTCGGCTGGTTCTGGGCGAAACCGGCCTTGCGCGCTCTGTCCAACGAGGGCGAACTATCGCAGCCTTGGGCCGGCGCTTGGTTATTCATATTGCGATTCGTGGCACCGATCGCGATTGCGTGGATTCTGATTTCCGCCCTCAAGGGATAA
- a CDS encoding acetyl-CoA C-acetyltransferase yields MTEIRKIAILGGTRIPFCRSNTAYSHKSNQDMLTASMRGLVDKFQLHGDRLGEVAAGAVLKHSRDFNLTRECVMSSGLAPETPAYDVQQACGTGLEAAILVGNKIALGQIEVGIAGGVDTTSDAPIAVNDKLRKILLDANRAKTTGQRLKVLARIRPSMLAPAVPSVLEPRTRMSMGEHCEVMAKEWNIPRDEQDQLAYESHHKAAQAYVEGFYDDLLVEFAGVKRDNNLRADISLEKLASLKPAFDRQNGTLTAGNSTPLTDGASTVLLSSEEWAKSRGIEPLAYLTYCETAAVDYVQKKEGLLMAPAYAVPRMLERAGLSLQDFDYYEIHEAFAAQVLCTLKAWQDPVYCKEKLGLDKPLGAIDRSKLNVKGGSLATGHPFAATGGRIVANLAKILSQAGKGRGLISICAAGGVGVVAIVER; encoded by the coding sequence ATGACTGAAATCCGCAAGATTGCGATTCTGGGCGGCACGCGCATTCCGTTCTGCCGATCGAACACGGCGTACTCCCACAAGTCGAATCAGGACATGCTGACGGCATCGATGCGTGGCCTGGTCGACAAGTTCCAACTGCACGGAGATCGCCTGGGCGAAGTCGCCGCCGGTGCGGTGCTCAAGCACTCACGCGATTTCAACCTTACCCGGGAATGCGTGATGTCCTCCGGCCTGGCTCCCGAAACCCCGGCGTATGACGTGCAGCAGGCCTGTGGCACCGGCCTGGAAGCCGCGATTCTGGTGGGCAACAAGATCGCTCTGGGCCAGATCGAGGTCGGCATCGCCGGCGGCGTGGATACGACTTCCGATGCGCCGATCGCCGTCAACGACAAACTGCGCAAGATTCTGCTGGACGCGAATCGCGCCAAGACCACCGGCCAAAGGCTCAAGGTTCTGGCACGTATCCGGCCATCGATGCTGGCGCCCGCGGTTCCGTCCGTGCTGGAGCCCCGCACCCGGATGAGCATGGGCGAGCACTGTGAAGTGATGGCGAAGGAATGGAACATTCCGCGCGACGAGCAGGATCAGCTGGCCTACGAGTCCCATCACAAGGCCGCCCAGGCCTATGTCGAGGGCTTCTACGATGATCTGTTGGTGGAGTTCGCCGGCGTCAAGCGCGACAACAATCTGCGCGCGGACATCTCGCTGGAGAAACTCGCTTCGCTCAAGCCGGCCTTCGACCGGCAGAACGGGACGTTGACGGCAGGCAACTCCACGCCGCTCACCGACGGTGCGTCCACCGTGCTGCTTTCGAGTGAGGAATGGGCGAAATCGCGCGGCATCGAGCCGCTAGCCTATCTGACGTACTGTGAAACCGCGGCCGTGGACTACGTTCAGAAGAAGGAAGGTCTGCTGATGGCGCCGGCCTACGCGGTTCCGCGCATGCTCGAACGCGCCGGCCTGAGCCTGCAGGACTTCGACTACTACGAAATCCACGAAGCCTTTGCCGCGCAGGTGCTGTGCACGCTCAAGGCCTGGCAGGATCCGGTTTACTGCAAGGAAAAGCTCGGCCTCGACAAGCCGCTTGGAGCGATCGATCGCAGCAAGCTCAATGTGAAGGGCGGTTCGCTTGCGACCGGCCACCCGTTCGCAGCGACCGGAGGACGGATCGTGGCCAATCTGGCAAAGATCCTGTCGCAGGCCGGCAAGGGGCGCGGGCTGATTTCAATCTGCGCGGCCGGCGGCGTAGGTGTCGTCGCGATCGTGGAACGGTGA